One segment of Tenrec ecaudatus isolate mTenEca1 chromosome 1, mTenEca1.hap1, whole genome shotgun sequence DNA contains the following:
- the ODF2L gene encoding protein BCAP isoform X2: MEKPVHDGSHSAELFFHLKSQSEREHLPRQRASESHLSCPKQDVLNEKTALEATLEEAEVATCSMELLLSLFKDTVEKLTFEDANLADSDLKVSKQKEVLMKELDNFIRVKQALDYLLIQTESKQVGDRLSSVLLEKLTDNERENTDLKERILEKEADIKELSNLFQNEQANALKANRFSQSVKVVHERLQHQIVKKGAENDKLKEQIKHLESKITEWNMKLKKNKHEALLIKESSKQKIVTLKKASKAYKQRLDHFTGKTENLTSQIRDQEAKLSEINSAFNAWKSHYEKIIIEKTELEVQIETLKKQITNLLEDLKKMENYGKNTCEELLRKLHSIECEKETLSLENTKLKTTLAALKENAASVEHELSELQEVEKQRKTLTEVYKTQVQKLQEAAEIVKSRHENLLHENKQITKNKDKKLEKMRGQMDSHLKEVEHVRNSLTAAEQRLQECQESLQRCTRKCADQSQTIRELQGQVDGNQNLLTNLSLEEENSLIQLKCESLTQKLEEMDAENKGLEEKLADQEVCLTRCHLHFKEKSAEYIALARQLEAALAEGRQKKAQHQEVCLKEVQHSLEKSENENESIKNYLQFLKASYVTMFG; this comes from the exons ATGGAGAAGCCTGTACATGATGGAAGTCATTCAGCAGAACTCTTTTTTCATCTTAAAAGCCAGTCAGAGAGAGAACACCTGCCGCGGCAGCGTGCCAGTGAAAGTCATCTCAGCTG CCCGAAGCAAGACGTTCTCAATGAGAAGACTGCGCTGGAAGCAACACTGGAGGAAGCTGAGGTGGCAACCTGTTCCATGGAGTTACTCCTGTCATTATTTAAAGACACCGTTGAAAAGCTTACTTTTGAAGAT gcCAATCTTGCTGATTCTGACTTGAAGGTTTCCAAACAGAAAGAAGTATTAATGAAAGAATTAGATAACTTTATACGTGTAAAACAAGCATTAGATTATCTACTTATTCAGACAGAATCCAAACAA GTTGGAGACAGGCTGTCCAGTGTGCTGTTAGAGAAACTAACTGATAATGAACGTGAAAACACT GATCTGAAGGAACGGATACTTGAGAAGgaagcagacatcaaagaactttcTAATTTGTTTCAAAATGAACAG GCAAATGCTCTGAAAGCAAACCGTTTTTCACAATCAGTGAAAGTAGTACATGAAAGACTACAGCACCAAATTGTGAAAAAGGGAGCAGAGAATGATAAATTAAAGGAACAAATTAAG cACTTAGAAAGTAAGATAACTGAATGGAATATGAAATTGAAAAAGAACAAGCATGAGGCTCTATTGATCAAAGAGTCAAGTAAACAAAAAATTGTAACTCTAAAGAAGGCATCCAAAGCTTACAAACAAAGGCTTGACCATTTTACAGGGAAGACTGAAAATCTGACTTCTCAAATTAGAGACCAG GAAGCCAAGTTGTCAGAAATAAATTCAGCTTTCAATGCCTGGAAAAGTCATTAcgagaaaataataatagaaaagaCTGAATTGGAAGTTCAGATTGAGACACTAAAAAA GCAAATCACTAACCTTTTGGAAGacctgaagaaaatggaaaattatggaaaaaatacatgtGAAGAACttctgagaaaacttcactccaTTGAATGTGAAAAAGAAACTCTCAGTCTTGAGAATACAAAATTAAAG ACTACACTTGCTGCTTTGAAGGAAAATGCTGCTTCTGTTGAACATGAACTTTCAGAATTGCAAGAAGTAGAAAAGCAACGGAAAACCCTTACTGAAGTATATAAAACTCAG GTACAAAAGTTGCAAGAAGCAGCTGAAATCGTGAAAAGCAGGCATGAAAATTTGCTAcatgaaaataaacaaataacaaaaaacaaagataaaaagtTAGAGAAA ATGAGAGGCCAGATGGATTCCCACCTTAAGGAGGTAGAGCACGTCCGCAATTCCTTGACGGCGGCGGAGCAGAGGCTTCAGGAGTGTCAGGAGAGTCTGCAGCGCTGCACGCGGAAATGCGCAGACCAGTCGCAGACCATTAGGGAGCTGCAGGGGCAG GTTGATGGAAATCAAAATCTTTTGACAAACCTGTCTCTGGAAGAGGAAAATTCTCTCATTCAGCTGAAGTGTGAAAGCCTTACACA aaaattagaagAGATGGATGCAGAAAATAAAGGGCTTGAAGAGAAGCTGGCTGACCAAGAAGTCTGCCTGACACGCTGCCACCTGCACTTTAAAGAGAAGTCCGCAGAGTATATAGCATTGGCCCGCCAGCTGGAAGCGGCGTTGGCAGAGGGAAGACAAAAG